Part of the Halobacteriovorax vibrionivorans genome, TTTCTGCTCCAACACACACACGCTTATATATAAGCAAGGCCTGTGCCAACTTTTTCATCTCGATGACGCATAGAAAAGGTATTGAAATTTTATAAAACAAGAGAATGCGTGTGTCATATTTATGACTGACGCATGAAGACAAGGCGTTACTTAATTGACTTTAAAAAACGAGACAATTTCATCATTCCAATATCACAGGCCTCTGTTTCATCTTCGGCACCAAAGACTTGATCAACATACTTAAATATTTTTTTCGTCTCTTTATACACTATCGCGATCTCAGCATTGAAACCTTTGTTAGTTCTATTAACTTCAATCTGTCCAAGGAGATTGTCATTATTTTGTAAAGTTACATAAAATTCTTTCGGATAGTCATATTGTTTCATATACTTGATTTAAACAATTCAAAGGAGAAAGACAATGAAATTCATAGTTGCTGGATTACTATTTTCTAGCATGACGTTTGCAAACTGTTATGAATACAATAATTCAAATACAGCAGTAAAATGGACGGCATATAAAACGGCCAAAAAAGCCGGTGTTGGTGGGGCCTTCAAAAAGTTTGAAATTAAAACTCAAAAGAAGCAAGGTTCAATAAAAGAGCTAGTTAAAGGTGCTCGTTTCACAATCGATGTAAACTCTGTTCACACAAAAGATGCATCACGTGATGCTAAGATTGAAAGATTCTTCTTTAAAGATATGAAAATCTCAGGTGTTGTTAATAAAATCGATAGCAATTACTTATATGTGGATATGACTCTTGCTGGAAAAACAATGAAAGTTCCTATGAAGTATGACATTGAAGATGGTGAGCTTGAAGCTGAAGGAATCATTGATGTTCTTGACTTCGCCCTTGGAGAAAACCTAGCGGCAATCAACAAGGCCTGCTATGCACTTCACGAAGGTAAAACTTGGAGTGATGTTCAGATTGAAATTGAATCAAAATTTTCAAAGTGTAATTAATAATATTTGGGCCAGATTTCGGTTTGGCCCAATTTAATCTTCATAATTGTCGAGAAAGTTTACATCGAATACAAGATAACTTTTGAACATTATCAATAATTCTATTCCTCATTTTGATTAAAATTCGAAACCTCCTCATAATAGCACGACCGATAGTTAGCTATTTTTCTTACAGGAGGCAATTTGAAAAAATTAACGACACTTATTTTTTCACTGATTATTCAATTAACCTATGCTCAGGTTAATGAGATTACATTAGATGAACCACAAGCATCTTTTTTTAATCTTTCAAACTTCAAGATTCTCTATCTTAATTCAACCTATACAGAAATGAATGCACGTAATCGAGACGCTATCTATATGGATCACCTCGTCTACTTTCGCTACGATATAGCCAAGAATCAAAACATACGCTGGGTACCTGTTTACTCAAATACCTTCTCTCAAAAAAATCAGAAATCTTACCAAGGCGAATACGCTTATTCCTCTCTTCGTTATTACATCAATAATATTTTAACTGAAGATAAACACGGGCTTAGCCTCCACTTCCAAAATCGAAATTATATCTTTGATGGAGAGGATCGTAATAGAGGCTATGATAGTTATCATCGTGGATATTTTTTTCTTTCAAAGAATACAGACAATTTCACATTTGAATTAAATACGTATGCACAGATCTATAATCGAAATGGACGAGACCCAAATACGAATACATGGCGTACAATGTGTGGAACGTTTGCCTATTATAACTTTAACGACAACTGGGGACTAGGCTTTGGAAGTGAATGGTATACTGATAATCGAGATGGTAAGAAGAAGATTGGGGACGATCGCATGGTTCTCTACCTTCCTTATTTAAGATACAACAAAGGCAAAGGCTTTGTTGAACTATATGCAACTTATACGGCCGCCAAGTCAGGAGATGGAGATCACAGTATTATTATTGATGACTTTCATGAGAATGGATCATTAACTCTAGATATTGGTTACTATATCTTATAAATCTTAACACAATCTCAACTTTGCTATGTCTGTATAAGTTGATACTTTATGTCCAACACGAAAGATAACTTAAAAGAACAATAAATCTCTCCTCTTTCTTACAGCACAGAGTAATAAAGTTTAGAGTACACACTCGCGGCAGGCCCCTGAACCTGCCGCGATTCCAATTTTCCCTACTCAATAAGAAAAACTTACACATTAACACAATCCTAACTTTCCACTACCAATAAACATTGCTAGAAAGACTCATAATTCAATTTAGGAGAGAAAAATGAAGGCATTAATTGCAATTTTAATGACAGCATCAGTAATTGC contains:
- a CDS encoding YceI family protein, which translates into the protein MKFIVAGLLFSSMTFANCYEYNNSNTAVKWTAYKTAKKAGVGGAFKKFEIKTQKKQGSIKELVKGARFTIDVNSVHTKDASRDAKIERFFFKDMKISGVVNKIDSNYLYVDMTLAGKTMKVPMKYDIEDGELEAEGIIDVLDFALGENLAAINKACYALHEGKTWSDVQIEIESKFSKCN